One window of Caldisericum exile AZM16c01 genomic DNA carries:
- a CDS encoding lysylphosphatidylglycerol synthase transmembrane domain-containing protein: MSNEIISKKTIVRDTILAILAGVIGIIFISLFTHNWNFADLVKSFMLSYIIWAFVFMFLSWFIEAYTIKLVSDVLGYSITMREALKVFLIGGFISRITPFGGGGGEPMQMVILSKEKAIPPGDSAAIISIKMFIGTFVRVSVFLFVPVWILVAKPTWGISEAVNILINTGVIITLALFSALLLIILKPDLALLLTEKVLNTRFFKKIIKDSARQKTIEWVNKTVNEYRTAKDKIFSLKRNTLYFVFFLSFLSWGMILLTPVVLMRGLGIMSPWPEIVITAIIFYISSAYIPTPGGSGTAEIELLALFARLIPNPLIGTFIIAWRFFTHYFLLIAGGITTFLDTLRKKKKSSKPSE, translated from the coding sequence ATGAGCAATGAAATCATAAGCAAAAAGACAATCGTAAGAGATACAATTTTAGCAATCCTTGCAGGAGTTATAGGGATAATTTTCATCTCCCTTTTTACCCACAATTGGAATTTTGCTGACCTCGTTAAATCATTTATGCTTTCATATATCATCTGGGCGTTTGTGTTTATGTTTTTAAGTTGGTTTATAGAAGCATACACTATAAAACTCGTTTCAGATGTTCTTGGCTATTCAATAACAATGAGAGAAGCCTTAAAAGTTTTTCTAATTGGTGGCTTTATATCAAGAATTACTCCTTTCGGAGGCGGTGGTGGTGAGCCAATGCAAATGGTAATCCTCTCAAAAGAAAAGGCAATACCACCGGGAGATTCTGCTGCAATTATCTCTATAAAAATGTTTATAGGAACATTTGTAAGGGTAAGTGTATTCCTCTTTGTGCCTGTATGGATCTTGGTTGCAAAACCAACTTGGGGCATATCAGAAGCAGTAAATATACTTATTAATACAGGAGTTATTATTACGCTTGCGCTTTTCTCCGCATTACTCCTTATAATTTTAAAGCCTGACCTTGCACTGCTTTTAACAGAAAAGGTACTTAATACAAGGTTTTTCAAAAAAATCATAAAAGATAGCGCTCGACAAAAAACAATCGAATGGGTCAATAAAACTGTAAATGAATATAGAACCGCAAAAGACAAAATATTTTCTCTTAAAAGGAATACGTTGTATTTTGTCTTCTTTTTGAGTTTTCTCTCATGGGGGATGATTCTTCTTACACCAGTTGTGCTTATGAGAGGGCTTGGCATTATGTCACCATGGCCTGAAATTGTGATTACCGCAATCATCTTTTACATTTCATCTGCGTATATTCCAACACCAGGAGGAAGCGGTACCGCAGAAATTGAACTTCTTGCCCTTTTTGCACGCCTTATACCAAACCCACTTATAGGGACGTTTATTATAGCATGGAGATTTTTTACCCACTATTTCTTACTTATTGCAGGAGGGATTACGACATTTTTGGATACACTACGGAAGAAAAAGAAATCTTCAAAACCCAGTGAATAG
- a CDS encoding metallophosphoesterase family protein codes for MRITFVSDIHSNIEAFSVALDLIKMKNIDKIMSCGDIVGYGPDPEETINLFKENSIVGVRGNHDAGAVGDSILYEFNEYARLALLYTKRNISKASENFLKSLPIKIEENDYTIFHGFPNPKNPFKYILSELDVVEAFSYLKTPIGFYGHTHVPCVCRISNENVLEVINIQEQMKYKLDKNYKYLINVGSVGQPRDGNPKGTFVIFDSDECSVEFVRFEYNIEKVYNKIIERNLPAYLGERLFTGF; via the coding sequence ATGAGGATTACGTTTGTTTCTGATATACATTCGAATATCGAGGCGTTTTCTGTTGCACTTGATTTAATTAAGATGAAAAATATCGACAAAATTATGAGTTGTGGTGATATTGTTGGGTATGGACCTGACCCAGAGGAAACAATAAATCTTTTTAAGGAAAATAGTATCGTAGGTGTTAGAGGAAATCACGATGCAGGAGCCGTGGGAGATTCAATTCTTTATGAATTTAACGAATATGCAAGGCTTGCACTTCTTTATACGAAGAGAAATATATCAAAAGCAAGCGAAAATTTCCTGAAGAGTTTGCCGATAAAAATTGAAGAAAATGATTATACCATATTTCACGGGTTTCCAAATCCAAAAAATCCCTTCAAATATATCCTAAGTGAATTGGATGTTGTTGAAGCATTTTCTTATCTTAAAACTCCTATTGGATTTTACGGACATACACATGTGCCGTGTGTTTGTAGAATTTCCAATGAAAATGTGCTCGAAGTAATCAATATACAAGAGCAAATGAAATATAAATTGGATAAAAATTATAAATATCTTATAAATGTTGGAAGTGTTGGACAACCAAGAGATGGCAATCCAAAAGGTACATTTGTTATTTTTGATAGCGATGAATGTTCAGTTGAATTTGTTAGGTTTGAGTATAACATCGAAAAAGTTTACAATAAGATTATTGAAAGAAATCTTCCTGCGTATCTTGGCGAAAGACTATTCACTGGGTTTTGA
- the rdgB gene encoding RdgB/HAM1 family non-canonical purine NTP pyrophosphatase, giving the protein MVKILVATKNKGKLKEIQEILGDLPIKLMPLPESASDVEENGSTYLENALIKAKTYGQKYKLITLADDSGLEIDALNGLPGIYSSRYLGKDTPFEEKMKNILELMKNKDNRKARFRCISVLYFPNEDKFVSFEGVVEGEILKEICYGNSGFGYDPIFKPDGFDKSFSELGTEIKNKISHRSKALAQVRDYIENNLLGGEMIEIKINGKRLPANKYVYSVFEKVIYAILSTLKDLPEIETVEIKIEKKEEK; this is encoded by the coding sequence ATGGTAAAAATTCTTGTTGCAACAAAAAACAAAGGCAAACTCAAAGAGATTCAAGAAATTCTTGGTGATTTACCTATTAAATTAATGCCGCTTCCCGAAAGCGCCTCTGATGTAGAAGAAAATGGCTCGACTTATCTTGAAAACGCTCTCATTAAGGCAAAAACATACGGGCAAAAATACAAACTCATAACTCTTGCTGATGACTCAGGCCTTGAAATAGATGCTTTAAACGGGCTCCCAGGCATTTATTCGTCACGATATCTGGGTAAGGACACACCATTCGAAGAAAAGATGAAAAACATCCTTGAACTAATGAAGAACAAAGATAACCGAAAGGCACGCTTTAGATGTATAAGTGTGCTCTACTTCCCAAATGAGGATAAATTTGTGAGTTTTGAAGGTGTTGTTGAAGGAGAAATTTTAAAAGAGATTTGTTACGGAAACTCTGGTTTTGGATACGATCCAATCTTTAAGCCCGATGGATTTGATAAAAGTTTTTCAGAGTTAGGCACTGAGATAAAAAATAAGATAAGCCATAGGTCAAAAGCCTTAGCACAGGTAAGAGACTATATCGAGAATAATCTTTTAGGAGGAGAAATGATCGAAATAAAAATTAACGGTAAGCGTCTTCCTGCAAATAAATATGTTTATTCGGTTTTCGAAAAAGTCATTTATGCCATTCTTTCAACACTTAAAGACCTTCCCGAAATCGAAACTGTTGAGATAAAAATCGAAAAAAAAGAAGAAAAATAA
- a CDS encoding prepilin-type N-terminal cleavage/methylation domain-containing protein, producing MKGNIEKRGFTFIELSVVIVIVLILLGISIPYLNSFIVSRELEEVSWQLVQDLKLVRESAILYQQDLRVYFCTNPSSSRNFYMFETFLKDPLNGVHYNPNDIPDGIHFVRRDLKYNFKFTAHKPFKELGWINGKEYYYLQFYCGKDDHFRGQPNSFDTIEITNSTGTKTFYVIVDIVGRIRMSGSK from the coding sequence ATGAAAGGCAATATAGAGAAAAGAGGTTTTACTTTTATAGAATTATCTGTTGTTATAGTGATAGTACTAATTTTGCTTGGAATCTCCATTCCTTACTTAAATAGTTTCATAGTAAGTAGAGAACTTGAAGAAGTTTCATGGCAATTAGTGCAGGATTTGAAGTTGGTTAGGGAATCAGCTATTTTATACCAACAGGATCTAAGAGTTTATTTTTGCACTAATCCTTCCTCATCAAGGAATTTCTATATGTTTGAAACCTTTCTTAAAGACCCACTTAATGGAGTGCATTACAATCCAAATGATATTCCAGATGGAATTCATTTTGTGAGAAGAGATTTGAAGTACAATTTCAAATTTACTGCACATAAACCATTTAAAGAGTTAGGATGGATAAATGGTAAAGAATACTATTATCTCCAATTTTATTGTGGAAAAGATGATCATTTCAGGGGCCAACCTAATTCTTTTGACACAATTGAAATAACAAATTCAACAGGGACGAAAACCTTTTATGTTATAGTAGATATTGTAGGGCGAATAAGAATGAGCGGGAGTAAGTAA
- a CDS encoding PulJ/GspJ family protein: MKRKGFTLIELMVAMVIMLILLYIGLSSFSYISSFARYIQVNQNIQDNIDTLLSQIKKELMQASIYNDSSGFSGVTFPSYNPSNDSKRSLQDLVNPYPLDSSHDYYSFINSDPILQFYIKDNNGTTHRITYSLGVPQNNGSYSGIPREYWLNKLYEPCEVLYSNETWNGTTWTGITNQPITEQVITNFTVIRPSYSPKVFQIIVETYLKAPFSKEGKKFVRIMQITLKQ; the protein is encoded by the coding sequence TGAAGAGAAAAGGCTTTACTCTAATTGAACTTATGGTTGCAATGGTTATTATGCTGATACTTCTGTATATTGGCCTTTCGTCATTTTCTTATATTAGCTCTTTTGCAAGGTATATACAAGTAAATCAGAATATACAGGATAACATAGATACATTGCTTTCTCAAATAAAGAAAGAATTAATGCAAGCCTCGATATACAATGATAGTAGTGGATTCTCAGGTGTCACCTTTCCATCGTATAATCCATCCAATGATTCTAAGAGAAGTTTGCAAGACTTAGTAAATCCTTACCCCCTTGATTCTAGTCACGACTATTATTCTTTTATTAATTCAGACCCAATTCTTCAATTTTATATCAAGGATAATAATGGGACCACGCACCGCATAACTTATTCATTAGGCGTACCTCAAAATAACGGCAGTTATTCAGGAATCCCAAGAGAATATTGGCTTAATAAACTATACGAACCGTGTGAAGTTTTATATTCAAATGAAACATGGAATGGAACAACCTGGACTGGAATAACAAACCAACCGATCACAGAACAAGTAATTACAAATTTTACCGTGATAAGGCCGAGTTATTCACCGAAGGTTTTTCAAATAATAGTGGAGACATATTTGAAAGCTCCATTTTCAAAGGAAGGAAAAAAGTTTGTTCGAATTATGCAAATAACTTTAAAACAATAG